Proteins encoded within one genomic window of uncultured Desulfobacter sp.:
- a CDS encoding OmpA family protein, whose translation MKKMYFTLMGLAVSVLCWVAVVPPAVASEGCRHAKQLYDQAMDHSDNLEKIRLLEKSADFCPEFKTYFTLGKVLEKEKRYEEARMAYKDAQLTTDEERLQANALIMIGGSYEAQKAMQPAIRHYRLAQMLHENPNVEAHLQELVLSLAGGFVPQDEIARALTERGFFVQSTASPKIDLYINFDLGSHSLSKHDAQQQAGALGRALMDENLKGRHVHIVGHTDSQGDASYNMSLSMKRAESVKRFLIEQFPSLTSHLSLTTQGKGETCLLISPETTERHYAANRRVEVMVQ comes from the coding sequence ATGAAGAAAATGTATTTCACTTTGATGGGTTTGGCGGTTTCGGTATTGTGCTGGGTTGCAGTTGTTCCGCCTGCTGTGGCAAGCGAAGGGTGCCGGCATGCAAAACAGCTTTATGATCAAGCTATGGACCATTCCGACAATCTGGAAAAAATCCGGCTCCTTGAAAAATCTGCTGATTTCTGTCCTGAGTTTAAAACCTATTTTACTCTGGGAAAAGTACTTGAAAAAGAAAAAAGATATGAAGAAGCACGGATGGCTTACAAGGATGCTCAGCTTACGACGGACGAAGAAAGGCTGCAGGCTAATGCCCTGATCATGATCGGGGGGAGCTATGAAGCGCAGAAGGCAATGCAGCCGGCGATCCGGCATTACCGGCTGGCCCAGATGCTTCACGAGAATCCCAATGTTGAGGCCCATCTGCAAGAACTTGTTCTGTCTTTGGCCGGGGGATTTGTTCCCCAGGATGAGATTGCCCGGGCATTAACAGAAAGAGGGTTTTTCGTCCAAAGCACGGCCTCTCCTAAAATTGATCTTTACATTAATTTCGATTTGGGCAGTCATTCACTTTCCAAGCACGATGCCCAACAACAGGCTGGGGCACTTGGTCGTGCCTTGATGGATGAAAACCTGAAAGGCAGGCACGTTCATATTGTCGGTCATACGGACAGCCAGGGTGATGCATCCTATAATATGTCACTGTCAATGAAACGAGCGGAAAGTGTGAAACGGTTTTTAATCGAGCAATTTCCCAGTTTAACATCCCATTTATCCCTGACAACCCAGGGAAAAGGTGAGACCTGCCTGCTGATATCCCCGGAGACCACAGAGCGGCATTATGCGGCCAATCGCCGGGTGGAGGTTATGGTTCAATGA
- a CDS encoding DUF3160 domain-containing protein produces MKTMIRLIGLSLLVFSISLPPLAIAADQKAVPTGMFELYAMNEKDNIGNYITEDFILTAYAMMVNQSVTDMEQAVVMPAFRNLLTAMVQHLKDNPPSKVPADVAAHRANLNYLSVVNALAFGQTKIKDAPDGDTANAELSAVLGAKGVAVSPLMQQKIDYTQFKVRGKYTRTPELKNYFRAMRYSSTVLFPVVSSKATDITEKQADFLTAQAHALAELIQNQPTIKQQYDSVNEKLSFLFGPPDDLTVGDYIKVSAAISPKTKIPVLREKLSQFAKDNGKQPRIIAGIVNQAALKKEKRSAAEVMTGFRLMPLRFTPDSAALQELCYGRLAGDYQGKDKKQPPFSMVLAGGRPVKGFPLALELMALSGSKAAEKILAGSGDQAYKGYDGAFKKAKNSLEQGNGLAADHLALIAYWLKRGQDIQAKNDPARRLNTSLGFYTWHRYINILYAKQSYSAVGKSLVVPQPRTTAWIEPVPELYLLLKNQVETLAKHLADPRYTRRMSTFAGLLERCHEISCNIVLGKSLSAADTGFLNTLDQSFKKLLPGEDHPIVVDIHTDANSGKVLEQALGYPEIVEHDTGKGRTRGALFTHYAFKQDMDKRLTDREWQMMLIADPKLSKLQVAPGSDSSTKP; encoded by the coding sequence ATGAAAACAATGATCCGACTGATTGGGCTCAGCCTCCTAGTATTCAGCATTAGCCTTCCCCCTTTGGCAATTGCTGCCGATCAAAAAGCAGTGCCAACCGGCATGTTTGAGCTGTATGCCATGAATGAAAAGGATAACATCGGCAACTACATCACCGAAGACTTCATTCTTACGGCCTATGCCATGATGGTTAACCAAAGTGTTACGGATATGGAACAGGCCGTGGTCATGCCGGCTTTTAGGAATCTACTGACTGCCATGGTGCAGCATCTGAAAGATAATCCGCCCTCCAAAGTGCCGGCAGATGTTGCAGCCCATAGAGCCAACCTCAATTATCTGAGCGTGGTCAACGCCCTGGCATTTGGTCAAACAAAAATCAAGGATGCCCCTGACGGTGACACCGCCAATGCGGAACTTTCTGCTGTGCTGGGTGCCAAAGGGGTTGCCGTATCCCCATTGATGCAGCAAAAGATTGACTACACCCAGTTTAAAGTTCGGGGTAAATATACCCGTACTCCTGAATTGAAGAATTATTTTCGGGCGATGCGGTACAGCAGTACTGTATTATTTCCGGTAGTTTCATCCAAGGCGACAGATATTACGGAAAAGCAGGCGGATTTCCTGACTGCCCAGGCCCATGCCCTGGCTGAGCTGATTCAAAATCAGCCGACAATTAAACAGCAATATGACAGTGTCAATGAGAAATTATCCTTTTTGTTCGGGCCGCCTGATGACCTGACGGTTGGCGACTATATAAAGGTATCTGCTGCCATATCACCCAAAACCAAGATTCCTGTCCTGCGGGAAAAACTGTCTCAGTTTGCCAAAGACAACGGAAAACAGCCCAGGATTATTGCTGGTATCGTGAACCAGGCTGCCCTGAAAAAAGAAAAGCGCAGCGCAGCGGAAGTGATGACCGGATTCCGGTTGATGCCCTTACGGTTCACGCCGGACAGCGCCGCTTTACAGGAATTATGCTACGGCCGCCTGGCCGGTGATTACCAGGGCAAGGATAAAAAACAACCGCCCTTTTCCATGGTCCTGGCCGGCGGACGCCCGGTTAAAGGGTTTCCCTTAGCCCTTGAGCTGATGGCGCTGTCCGGGTCAAAAGCCGCTGAAAAGATCCTGGCCGGTTCAGGCGACCAGGCATATAAAGGGTATGATGGGGCATTCAAAAAGGCAAAAAACAGTCTTGAGCAAGGCAACGGCTTGGCCGCCGATCACCTGGCACTGATTGCCTACTGGCTAAAAAGAGGTCAGGATATCCAGGCAAAAAATGATCCTGCCAGACGCCTGAATACCAGCCTGGGATTTTATACCTGGCACCGGTATATCAATATCCTGTATGCCAAACAATCTTACAGTGCGGTGGGAAAAAGCCTTGTGGTGCCACAGCCCCGCACCACTGCATGGATAGAACCTGTGCCTGAACTCTATCTTCTTTTGAAAAATCAGGTGGAAACGCTGGCCAAGCACCTGGCCGATCCCCGGTATACCCGCAGGATGAGTACGTTTGCCGGTCTACTTGAACGCTGTCATGAAATTTCCTGCAATATTGTTCTTGGAAAATCCCTGTCGGCAGCTGATACAGGTTTTTTAAATACCCTGGATCAGTCGTTTAAGAAATTATTGCCTGGTGAAGACCATCCCATTGTTGTGGATATCCACACGGATGCCAATTCCGGCAAGGTGCTGGAGCAGGCCCTGGGATATCCTGAAATCGTTGAGCACGATACCGGAAAAGGCCGGACACGAGGCGCACTATTCACCCATTATGCATTCAAACAGGATATGGATAAGCGGTTGACGGACAGGGAATGGCAGATGATGCTTATTGCTGACCCGAAATTGAGCAAACTTCAGGTGGCACCGGGCTCTGATTCCAGTACAAAACCATAG